The following proteins are co-located in the Gloeocapsa sp. PCC 7428 genome:
- a CDS encoding acyltransferase: MSVKLQPPATNYFVHESAYVDSPCTIGTGTQIWHFSHVMPNVEIGENCKLGQNVFVASGVKIGRNVKIQNNVSVYAGVILEDDVFCGPSCVFTNIRNPRSAIPRNTADDYLVTLVKRGATIGANATIVCGVTIGHHAFIGAGSTVTKDVPDYALVYGNPARQRGWMCECGAKLISLEKIHVCNECDRQYQYTSPHQIQRIK, translated from the coding sequence TTGTCAGTTAAATTACAGCCACCCGCTACCAATTACTTTGTTCACGAATCAGCCTATGTTGATTCTCCTTGTACGATTGGTACAGGAACGCAAATTTGGCATTTTAGCCATGTTATGCCCAATGTTGAGATTGGCGAAAATTGTAAGCTTGGTCAAAATGTCTTTGTCGCGAGTGGAGTGAAAATTGGTCGTAACGTTAAAATTCAAAACAACGTTTCGGTTTATGCAGGCGTCATTTTAGAAGATGATGTTTTTTGCGGACCAAGTTGCGTATTTACAAACATTAGAAATCCGCGATCGGCGATTCCACGCAACACCGCTGATGATTATTTAGTGACTTTAGTGAAACGTGGGGCGACAATTGGTGCAAATGCCACAATCGTTTGTGGTGTAACGATTGGTCATCATGCGTTCATAGGTGCAGGTTCTACAGTGACGAAAGATGTTCCTGATTATGCTCTTGTCTACGGTAATCCTGCAAGACAACGCGGTTGGATGTGCGAGTGTGGCGCGAAGCTTATCAGTCTAGAGAAAATCCACGTCTGCAACGAGTGCGATCGCCAATATCAGTACACTAGCCCGCATCAGATTCAAAGAATAAAATGA
- a CDS encoding DegT/DnrJ/EryC1/StrS aminotransferase family protein — translation MKIPSFDAKSQYHILAPELINVVSSVMADGRYIMGPQVKCFETQFASYLDCASAISCNSGTDALHLALRALNIGVGDEVITTPFTFIATTEAIGIVGATPVFVDVDLETYNIDPQQIESKITERTKAILPVHLYGRPCDMSAIVAIARKYNLKVIEDCAQATGAVWEGQKVGTIGDVGCFSFFPTKNLGCFGDGGAIATNDPEIADRVEYLRRHGGKIKYQHEELGLNSRLDTLQAAILSVKLPYLEQWNTARKAIAYYYLEQLASVSGIVLPSVVANGTSVWNQFTIRVLDGQRDRLQQQLNQKGISTMVYYPIPLHLQKVHSHLNYPLGSLPNSEKLSTEVLSLPMFPELSLFEQQITVEAISQASANLSCIHEYV, via the coding sequence ATGAAAATTCCCAGTTTTGATGCCAAGAGTCAATATCATATACTTGCGCCTGAGTTAATCAATGTCGTTAGTTCAGTGATGGCTGATGGGCGCTATATTATGGGTCCACAAGTGAAATGCTTTGAAACGCAGTTTGCTAGCTACCTTGATTGTGCTTCTGCGATCTCATGCAATTCTGGTACTGATGCTTTACACCTAGCTTTACGCGCCTTAAATATTGGTGTTGGAGACGAAGTAATCACTACGCCGTTTACGTTTATCGCAACTACCGAAGCGATTGGGATTGTGGGTGCGACTCCTGTGTTTGTAGACGTCGATTTGGAAACTTACAATATCGATCCCCAGCAAATCGAAAGCAAGATTACCGAACGTACTAAGGCGATATTACCTGTGCATCTTTACGGTCGTCCGTGCGATATGTCTGCGATCGTGGCGATCGCACGCAAATATAATCTCAAAGTCATTGAAGATTGCGCGCAAGCAACAGGCGCGGTTTGGGAAGGACAAAAAGTCGGAACGATTGGTGATGTTGGTTGTTTTAGCTTTTTCCCAACAAAAAACTTAGGCTGTTTTGGTGACGGCGGTGCGATCGCCACAAACGATCCTGAAATTGCCGATCGCGTTGAGTATCTGCGCCGACACGGGGGAAAAATTAAGTATCAACATGAAGAATTGGGCTTAAATAGCCGTTTAGATACACTGCAAGCGGCGATTTTATCTGTTAAGCTACCCTATCTCGAACAATGGAACACCGCCAGAAAAGCGATCGCCTATTACTATTTAGAACAACTCGCTTCTGTTTCAGGGATTGTATTGCCAAGCGTTGTTGCTAACGGTACATCTGTTTGGAATCAGTTTACAATTCGGGTTCTGGACGGACAACGCGATCGCCTTCAGCAACAGCTAAATCAAAAAGGAATTAGCACGATGGTTTATTACCCAATTCCTTTACATTTGCAAAAGGTACATAGTCATTTGAATTATCCTTTAGGGTCACTACCCAATAGTGAAAAATTAAGTACTGAAGTTTTATCATTACCAATGTTTCCTGAGTTAAGTTTATTCGAGCAACAAATCACTGTCGAAGCAATCAGTCAAGCTTCAGCAAATTTATCCTGTATCCATGAATACGTATAA
- a CDS encoding small multidrug resistance protein, giving the protein MKHTMSIAATELFTLSFVVQLTLALATYTIGVANWVLALRVVKLSVAYPLSSLNYVGILFGSYYFFNETITFTRILGVLLIFTGVLFVALSQSGRQLISK; this is encoded by the coding sequence ATGAAGCATACAATGAGTATTGCTGCTACAGAACTATTTACGTTATCGTTTGTTGTGCAATTAACTTTAGCACTGGCGACTTATACGATTGGAGTAGCAAATTGGGTTTTAGCGCTGCGGGTTGTCAAACTTAGTGTGGCTTATCCTTTAAGTAGTTTGAATTATGTGGGAATCTTATTCGGTTCGTACTACTTCTTTAATGAGACGATCACCTTTACACGAATTCTAGGAGTATTACTCATCTTTACCGGAGTTCTATTTGTCGCCTTATCTCAAAGCGGTCGCCAACTCATATCGAAATGA
- a CDS encoding EamA family transporter, whose product MNVLPWIFLLLVVVLGTVGQISLKYALYNNASTPKIFNSYYFWIWSICYVIVTLLWLVVLRTIPLSQAFPALGLTFALVPLASHQVLKEKIAFGQWIGIAIIITGVCLVVQM is encoded by the coding sequence ATGAATGTTCTTCCTTGGATATTTTTATTACTTGTCGTAGTTCTCGGTACTGTTGGGCAAATATCCCTCAAATACGCACTCTATAATAATGCCTCGACACCGAAAATTTTTAATTCTTACTATTTTTGGATTTGGTCTATTTGTTATGTAATTGTTACGTTATTGTGGCTCGTTGTTTTACGCACAATTCCGTTAAGTCAAGCTTTTCCTGCTCTTGGATTGACGTTTGCTTTAGTTCCCTTGGCTTCACATCAAGTTCTTAAAGAAAAGATTGCTTTTGGTCAATGGATAGGAATTGCAATCATCATCACTGGAGTTTGTTTAGTTGTACAAATGTAA
- a CDS encoding NAD(P)-dependent oxidoreductase, with protein sequence MMILPRKVLVTGVAGFIGSHLLDKLIAAGHQVVGIDNLCMGKLENIAHHLDNPAFKFLQRDITEASTFANLEDFDCLVHLAAFKIPRYGKAIDTLKINYQGTENVLEFARSRNCKCVLASTSDVYGRNPKLPFNEDDDSVLGSSKVARWSYAVSKLFDEHLAFAYQESYGFPVVILRFFGSYGPRHHLSWWGGPQSVFIEQILSDREIQIHGDGLQTRSFTYISDTVAGIYAAIIKPEANGEIFNIGSDREISILNLAKTIKRLSDTPGNLKLKFVPYESFTGKKYEDVRRRVPDSSRCEQILGIKAEVSLEEGLLRTIAWHRSLKSQEESSLLVLN encoded by the coding sequence ATGATGATATTACCAAGAAAAGTATTAGTTACAGGAGTTGCGGGGTTTATTGGTTCTCATTTACTAGATAAACTTATAGCAGCAGGTCATCAAGTTGTTGGTATTGATAACCTGTGCATGGGAAAACTAGAAAACATAGCACATCATCTAGATAATCCAGCGTTTAAGTTTCTACAACGGGATATTACTGAAGCATCGACCTTTGCGAATTTAGAAGACTTTGACTGTTTGGTTCACTTAGCAGCATTTAAAATTCCCCGTTATGGTAAAGCGATTGATACGCTAAAAATTAATTATCAGGGAACAGAAAATGTTTTAGAGTTTGCGCGATCGCGTAACTGTAAGTGTGTTCTTGCTTCGACTTCTGATGTCTATGGTCGCAATCCTAAATTACCATTTAACGAAGATGATGATTCCGTTTTAGGTTCGTCAAAAGTAGCCCGCTGGAGTTATGCTGTTTCTAAACTTTTTGATGAACATTTAGCCTTCGCTTATCAAGAAAGCTACGGATTTCCTGTTGTCATTTTACGCTTTTTTGGTTCCTATGGACCGCGACATCACTTATCTTGGTGGGGGGGACCACAATCGGTTTTTATTGAACAAATTTTGAGCGATCGCGAAATTCAAATTCATGGAGATGGCTTACAAACACGTAGTTTTACCTATATCAGTGATACTGTAGCTGGAATTTACGCAGCAATTATCAAACCTGAAGCCAACGGCGAGATTTTTAATATTGGAAGCGATCGCGAAATTTCAATATTGAACTTGGCTAAAACTATCAAAAGATTAAGCGATACACCTGGCAATCTTAAGCTTAAATTTGTTCCTTACGAATCATTTACTGGGAAGAAGTATGAAGATGTGCGGCGTAGAGTTCCCGATAGTAGCCGTTGCGAGCAAATTCTTGGTATCAAAGCGGAAGTTTCTTTAGAAGAGGGACTATTACGAACAATTGCTTGGCATCGCAGTCTAAAATCACAAGAGGAATCAAGTCTACTTGTGCTGAATTGA
- a CDS encoding NAD(P)/FAD-dependent oxidoreductase has product MNIAVIGGGLMGLVLAHRLSQQGHIVTVFERNHQLGGLATYHDYGSFVWDRFYHVILPSDTHLIRYLHDIGLGDQLRWRSTGTGYYVDKKLYSISNTLEFLRFPPLSLWGKFRLAFTLIYGSRIKNWQPLERISVEDWLVKLSGRKTYQKFWLPLLLAKLGENYKKVSAVFIWSYIKRLFSARDSSLNKEKLGYVVGGYKTVFDRLEKLIYAAGSCICTGVAINRIIPDSVDGLWVEYKSKKEHFDKVIFTAPVEILQDVAPPSLVQMSGDRTSIEYLGVICMVLVTRKPLVPHYVVNIADSRVPFTGAIGMTNLVSLQETAGLHLTYLPKYILSSDPLLQKTDAELRQLFVSGLRYMFPHLSENDIVTTHINRAKHVQPLQILNYSRKAPQVTTSHKDFLVLNTSQFVNDTLNNNTVVRHVEEFLKNERSIV; this is encoded by the coding sequence ATGAACATTGCAGTGATTGGTGGTGGCTTGATGGGGCTAGTTTTAGCTCATCGTCTCTCGCAGCAAGGACATATAGTGACTGTTTTTGAACGTAATCATCAACTAGGTGGACTTGCAACTTATCACGATTACGGTTCTTTTGTGTGGGATCGCTTCTATCATGTTATCTTGCCTTCGGATACACATTTAATTAGATATTTGCATGATATTGGCTTAGGCGATCAGTTACGTTGGCGCAGTACAGGTACAGGCTACTATGTCGATAAAAAATTATATTCAATTAGTAACACATTAGAATTTTTACGCTTTCCGCCTCTTAGTTTGTGGGGAAAGTTTCGGCTAGCTTTTACTTTAATTTATGGCTCTCGAATTAAAAATTGGCAACCTTTAGAAAGAATATCTGTTGAAGATTGGTTAGTTAAACTTAGTGGTAGGAAGACTTATCAAAAATTTTGGCTACCGTTACTGCTAGCGAAGCTTGGAGAAAACTATAAAAAAGTTTCAGCGGTTTTTATATGGTCTTATATTAAACGTTTATTCTCAGCGCGCGATTCTTCTCTAAATAAAGAAAAATTAGGCTATGTTGTAGGAGGATATAAAACAGTTTTTGATCGTCTTGAAAAGTTGATTTATGCTGCGGGTAGTTGTATTTGTACAGGTGTAGCAATTAACAGAATTATTCCTGATTCTGTAGATGGTTTATGGGTTGAGTACAAAAGTAAAAAAGAGCATTTTGATAAGGTTATTTTTACCGCACCTGTTGAAATTTTACAAGACGTTGCACCGCCTAGTCTTGTTCAAATGAGTGGCGATCGCACTTCAATTGAATATCTCGGTGTCATCTGCATGGTATTAGTTACCCGTAAACCTTTAGTTCCTCACTACGTCGTCAATATTGCTGATAGTCGAGTTCCTTTTACGGGAGCGATCGGTATGACTAATCTTGTATCGCTTCAAGAAACTGCTGGATTACATTTAACCTATCTACCAAAATATATCCTATCAAGCGATCCTCTGTTGCAAAAAACTGATGCAGAATTGCGTCAACTATTTGTATCAGGACTTCGTTATATGTTTCCCCATCTAAGTGAAAATGATATTGTCACCACTCATATTAATCGTGCCAAACACGTTCAACCTTTACAGATTCTTAACTACTCGCGCAAAGCACCACAAGTTACCACTAGTCACAAAGATTTCTTAGTTCTCAATACTTCCCAATTTGTAAATGATACACTCAACAATAATACAGTCGTACGCCATGTTGAGGAATTTCTTAAAAATGAACGTTCAATAGTATGA
- a CDS encoding glycosyltransferase family 39 protein has translation MRNSAEFQGRRLGKEQIIKNWLRLDLWLGIVLVCFAAIAALSWGKLDGAVIDIGREVEIPARLLTGQALYRDIATYYGPLAYYVNALALSIFGHRLEVFYILGFVLSLVATVLVYQLAKTLTNASWAALCTVCIMIYCILGSGIFNFVVPYSYAAVYATVLCLMAISCVHYYEQSSYKTRWLVAAAIACGLAGLSKQEYGVAAIAGVLAAINLSGVQKFKVKIHRSLLVILIASLCAFIPLALLAQQASWENIHTSLFPIAKADVLNRSQLFQTSPIKTLQVWWLSLKAFLTTSVVIVLAMVAAHWLVKSKSNSSHKIRNITEFLISFTFASAGIIVLSKVILRSRFMAVAYPLGELSWFMPAIAGWLLILFTKRHKFSQVGLLGALLVFSLVLNSRWLFYINFYGLYATTVIILFFTLLYYLAQKNRKIVWRYLLICLLIGASFKAGNLIRNYNYAVSSDYGTFYLTDAKTARVFNQTIDVINASGATSVLVLPEGNILNFLTATHSPSKELTFLPVALPTAQDEENFLTRMRANPPELIVYVEREFTEWGYNTYADFNPIVARWIVDQYQLTHSFDDLIQIYAQK, from the coding sequence GGTGCGGTTATCGATATTGGGCGTGAAGTAGAAATCCCAGCGCGTTTACTTACAGGACAAGCGCTCTATCGCGATATTGCGACGTATTATGGTCCGCTTGCGTATTACGTAAATGCTTTAGCACTGTCTATTTTTGGACACCGTTTAGAAGTCTTTTATATACTAGGTTTTGTTTTATCATTGGTTGCTACAGTCTTAGTTTATCAGTTAGCTAAGACGCTGACTAATGCAAGTTGGGCTGCTTTATGTACAGTATGCATAATGATTTACTGCATTCTGGGTTCAGGAATATTTAATTTTGTCGTGCCTTATAGCTATGCAGCCGTATATGCAACAGTATTATGTTTAATGGCGATTAGTTGTGTACATTATTATGAACAGTCATCCTATAAGACGAGATGGCTGGTAGCTGCTGCGATCGCTTGTGGGCTAGCGGGTTTATCAAAACAGGAATATGGAGTTGCTGCAATAGCAGGGGTGTTAGCTGCTATCAATCTCTCTGGAGTGCAAAAGTTCAAAGTCAAAATACATCGTAGCTTGTTAGTAATATTGATTGCTAGCCTTTGTGCCTTCATTCCATTAGCTTTACTTGCGCAGCAAGCTTCTTGGGAAAATATTCATACTTCGTTATTTCCAATTGCTAAAGCTGATGTTTTAAATCGTAGTCAATTGTTTCAAACTTCACCGATTAAAACTTTACAAGTATGGTGGCTATCGCTTAAGGCTTTTTTGACTACGTCGGTAGTCATTGTCTTAGCCATGGTAGCAGCACATTGGTTAGTTAAATCAAAGAGCAACAGTTCACACAAGATAAGGAATATCACTGAGTTTTTGATTAGTTTTACTTTCGCTAGCGCTGGCATTATTGTGCTAAGTAAGGTAATTCTCCGTAGTAGATTTATGGCAGTAGCTTACCCCTTAGGAGAGCTATCGTGGTTTATGCCTGCGATCGCTGGATGGTTACTTATCTTATTTACAAAGCGTCACAAGTTTAGTCAAGTAGGTTTGCTAGGAGCATTGTTAGTATTTTCACTAGTACTTAATTCTCGTTGGCTATTTTATATTAATTTTTATGGCTTATACGCTACAACTGTTATTATATTATTTTTTACCTTGCTCTACTATTTAGCACAAAAGAACCGCAAAATCGTTTGGCGTTACTTACTGATTTGCCTATTGATTGGCGCTAGCTTTAAAGCTGGGAACCTTATTCGCAATTACAATTATGCTGTTAGCTCAGATTACGGAACTTTTTATTTGACAGATGCTAAAACAGCGCGAGTCTTTAATCAAACAATAGACGTTATTAATGCTTCTGGTGCTACATCAGTTCTAGTTTTACCGGAAGGTAATATCCTAAATTTTCTCACAGCAACTCACTCACCTAGTAAAGAACTTACTTTTCTTCCGGTAGCTTTACCAACAGCACAAGATGAAGAAAACTTTCTTACCCGAATGCGGGCTAATCCTCCTGAACTTATTGTTTATGTAGAACGCGAATTTACTGAGTGGGGATATAATACATACGCGGACTTTAACCCTATAGTGGCGCGTTGGATTGTGGATCAGTACCAACTGACTCATTCGTTTGACGATCTGATTCAGATCTATGCTCAAAAATAA